A genomic stretch from Helianthus annuus cultivar XRQ/B chromosome 1, HanXRQr2.0-SUNRISE, whole genome shotgun sequence includes:
- the LOC110936432 gene encoding uncharacterized protein LOC110936432 — translation MVKTKEKAGSSSSSSKGKGKQVEQQPRKRQYVGRISESESGSEEEMELDPHDKPVWDSGPLDDQPEEWQPTLYHDRMNKLKNKAATFICEREVREVEFQQFGVFDKFRALGWESALKCFDKDKSNLFMTEIQEWMATLKCSNYDKPSQMKLIGEVHGVPVEMSFDTLKKLGKYDSLPARDYRIPTLDDLLVKPEKHPRWNDMLATLFLPGTYHGILYRKNLRIEAKLLLAICLLNVIPRRGDKEQVSFPEVPVLYSLMHGSPRFPIRYLIMHHLWMSRNKYGRDIVPYCRIITGLMKKQKALTSEDRGVTKRHQPFTLDKMGSGWTYTQSERYHKLKSEGQRWRALKAGARDLLPGEEDEPESEAEIPSGDEDYEEQPQDGVNLNVGQGGHGGGFGGAFYDYTERSYVPGWAYEGTMQEVIANQRPPASVFDTWSGPERMLYDQNTMMSASIERSLKQNFDRNEAWNRTFAYSQEVETNNRYYDDQERRMHTDYHAGRPVVVDPQHVDYASLPPYDGSVSYPTPPIHHSQWIDPRQQEGAQQQQGGSSSSGSFAFGEWNNMMSSIFGPPRPRYY, via the coding sequence ATGGTTAAGACAAAAGAAAAAGCGGGATCTAGTTCGTCATCATCGAAAGGGAAAGGCAAACAAGTGGAACAACAACCGCGAAAAAGGCAATATGTGGGTCGGATAAGTGAAAGCGAGAGTGGGAGTGAAGAAGAAATGGAGTTGGATCCACATGATAAGCCGGTATGGGATTCGGGTCCTCTGGATGACCAGCCAGAGGAGTGGCAGCCAACATTATATCATGATAGAATGAATAAGCTCAAGAACAAGGCAGCGACCTTCATTTGTGAACGAGAAGTTCGGGAAGTGGAGTTCCAACAGTTTGGGGTGTTTGATAAATTTCGAGCGTTAGGATGGGAATCGGCGCTTAAATGTTTCGATAAAGACAAAAGCAACTTGTTTATGACCGAGATACAAGAATGGATGGCAACTTTGAAATGTAGCAATTATGACAAGCCATCACAGATGAAGTTAATTGGTGAGGTACACGGGGTACCGGTGGAGATGTCCTTTGACACATTGAAGAAGCTCGGGAAGTATGACAGTCTCCCGGCTCGTGATTACAGGATTCCCACTCTCGATGATCTGTTAGTGAAACCGGAGAAGCACCCGCGGTGGAACGATATGTTAGCAACATTATTTTTGCCGGGTACGTATCATGGAATTTTGTACCGGAAAAATTTGAGAATCGAAGCAAAGCTGTTGCTAGCTATTTGTTTGTTGAATGTGATACCGCGCAGAGGAGATAAGGAACAGGTGAGTTTCCCGGAGGTACCTGTTCTCTATTCGCTAATGCATGGGTCTCCACGTTTTCCGATACGCTATCTCATCATGCACCACCTGTGGATGAGCCGAAATAAATATGGAAGGGACATTGTCCCATATTGTAGGATCATCACGGGGTTGATGAAGAAGCAGAAAGCTCTTACTTCGGAGGATCGAGGGGTAACGAAGAGGCACCAACCGTTTACGTTAGACAAAATGGGAAGTGGTTGGACATATACCCAATCGGAGCGGTATCACAAGTTAAAATCCGAGGGTCAAAGATGGAGAGCTCTTAAAGCGGGTGCAAGAGATTTGTTACCGGGTGAAGAGGATGAACCTGAGAGTGAAGCGGAGATCCCAAGTGGGGATGAAGATTATGAGGAGCAACCGCAAGACGGTGTGAATTTGAATGTGGGCCAAGGGGGTCATGGTGGAGGTTTTGGTGGTGCTTTCTACGATTATACTGAGCGATCTTATGTGCCCGGGTGGGCGTATGAAGGTACCATGCAAGAAGTAATAGCAAACCAACGTCCTCCGGCTTCCGTCTTCGACACGTGGTCGGGTCCGGAGCGGATGTTATATGACCAAAATACCATGATGAGTGCAAGTATCGAGCGTTCTTTGAAGCAAAATTTTGATCGTAATGAGGCATGGAACCGCACATTTGCGTATTCCCAAGAGGTGGAAACGAATAATCGGTATTATGACGATCAAGAGAGGAGGATGCACACTGATTATCATGCCGGGCGGCCAgtggttgtggatccacaacatgtggattatgcgtCTCTACCACCGTATGATGGTAGTGTTTCGTATCCAACCCCGCCGATCCACCACTCACAATGGATTGACCCAAGGCAACAAGAGGGAGCCCAACAACAACAAGGAGGAAGTAGTAGTAGCGGCTCTTTTGCATTTGGAGAATGGAACAACATGATGTCTTCCATCTTTGGACCTCCGAGACCGCGCTACTATTAG